GGATGAACAGCAGGGAGACGAGGGGAGAGTGGCTTGAGTTTGAGGTGCTTTCATCCTTCCATATTGACAAGCATCAATATGGTTAGCAAGATATTGATAGATATCAATATTGATGAGTGTCGATACGGAGGTACACTATGTCACGAGTTCAGATCGCGCTCAATGTCAGCAATATCGATGCTGCCATCGATTTCTATCGCAAGTTGCTGGGTGCAGAACCCGCAAAGCGTCGTCCTGGCTACGCCAACTTTGCGGTCGCTCAACCGCCGCTCAAGCTTGTCCTGATTGAGAATCCTGATACTGCTGGAACCCTGAACCATCTGGGTGTTGAGGTCGAATCTACTGAGGAAGTGGCTCAGGCAAACGGTCGCCTCCAGCAAATCGGGCTAGAAACTGAGCCTGAAGACAAGGTGACGTGCTGCTACGCTGTGCAGGACAAAGTGTGGGTGCATGCCCCGGACGGTGCGCCTTGGGAAATTTACACCGTTCTAGCGGATTCCCCGGTTCGTGATGCTGCACCTGACGCTGCCCCTGTGAAAGCTGCCTCGCCTTGCAATTGTCAGTGTTAATCGTTGCTTTCAGTACGTTTCTGCCCTACCTTGCATGAGACTTCGTTCCGTCCTGCCCATTCGTCAATCGCTACTCAAAGCGCAAGTATCCCCTGCTGTCATTGCAGAACTGCTGGGCACATTCATCCTGGTCTTTGCTGGAACCGGAGCTATTATGGTCGATCGCCTCAGCAACGGGGCAGTCACCCACCTGGGGATTAGCTGTGTGTTTGGGGCTGTGGTCATCGCACTGATTTACACCCTCGGTCACATCAGCGCCGCCCACTTTAACCCGGCAGTGACGCTGGCATTCTGGGCAAGCGGATTCTTCCCCCGTCAGCAGGTGGTGTCCTACATCCTGGCGCAATGCTTGGGTGCAGTTGCCGCTTCCCTGCTGCTGTTCATCAGCTTTGGACAGGTGGCGAATTTGGGCGCAACCCTGCCCCTGCACGACAACTGGCTTCAGTCTTTTGTGCTGGAAACCGTGCTGACCTTCATTCTGATGCTGGTGATTCTAGGGTCAGGACTTGATCGCCGTGCGCCCATCGGGTTTGCAGGGGTCGCGATCGGACTCACGGTAGGGATGGAAGCCGCGATGATGGGACCGATTACGGGAGCCAGCATGAATCCAGCTCGATCGTTTGCCCCTGCCCTGGTCAGCGGCATCTGGCAGCATCATTGGCTGTACTGGGTTGCCCCAATTTTAGGGGCACAACTGGCGGTCATTGTTTACCGCCACCTGTCTAACAATTTTCGAGATTTTCAATAATCAGGAGACGGACGCATGAAGCGAGTCATGTTTGTTTGCAAGAAGAACTCCGCCCGCTCTCAAATGGCAGAAGGATTTGCGAGACACCTGGGTTTCGGAAAGATTGAAATGACTAGCTCTGGACTGGAAGCAAGCCAGGTGCGACCAGAGGCAATCGCCGCGATGAAAGACGTGGGAATTGATATCTCAAACCAAACCTCTAAAGCTTTGAGCAACTTCAACCCTGAAGATTTTGATATCGTCATTTCCCTCTGCGGCTGTGGTGTGAATCTGCCGCCTGAATGGGTAACGCGAGAAGTCTTTGAGGATTGGCAACTCGATGACCCCGCAGAGCAACCCGAAATCTTCCCCAGAGTCCGGGATGAAGTGCGCGATCGGGTAGTTCGTTTAATTGAATCTCTTGAGCCTGTCCCGGCTGCGTTAGCTAGTGAGTAAACTCTTGTTGTCGAAGCTCGATCGAACAACCTCGATTTCTAATAATGGGAGGTTCGTAGTATGCCTGACATTCCAACCTGTTCCACCTGTTCATCTGCATTGATTGATAAGTTTGATGGTGCTAGCGTTCGCTGGCTTTGTCCACAGTGCGATCGGCTCACTCTGATGTTTGTGAAAGAGGAGCAGGATTTCTGGACGGGACAGGCAGACACTAAACTCATTGGCTACCAGTGGAATAAGCTACTCAATCCACCACCGGAGAACTCAGCCTAACAGGTTCTATGAATACGCCTCATAACAAAGGTAACTGACAAAAACTGACCACATTACAAGATTAAAAGCCCCGATCGCACTGGTTGAGGGCTTTT
This genomic window from Leptolyngbya ohadii IS1 contains:
- a CDS encoding ArsI/CadI family heavy metal resistance metalloenzyme → MSRVQIALNVSNIDAAIDFYRKLLGAEPAKRRPGYANFAVAQPPLKLVLIENPDTAGTLNHLGVEVESTEEVAQANGRLQQIGLETEPEDKVTCCYAVQDKVWVHAPDGAPWEIYTVLADSPVRDAAPDAAPVKAASPCNCQC
- a CDS encoding MIP/aquaporin family protein, translating into MRLRSVLPIRQSLLKAQVSPAVIAELLGTFILVFAGTGAIMVDRLSNGAVTHLGISCVFGAVVIALIYTLGHISAAHFNPAVTLAFWASGFFPRQQVVSYILAQCLGAVAASLLLFISFGQVANLGATLPLHDNWLQSFVLETVLTFILMLVILGSGLDRRAPIGFAGVAIGLTVGMEAAMMGPITGASMNPARSFAPALVSGIWQHHWLYWVAPILGAQLAVIVYRHLSNNFRDFQ
- the arsC gene encoding arsenate reductase, glutathione/glutaredoxin type; translated protein: MFVCKKNSARSQMAEGFARHLGFGKIEMTSSGLEASQVRPEAIAAMKDVGIDISNQTSKALSNFNPEDFDIVISLCGCGVNLPPEWVTREVFEDWQLDDPAEQPEIFPRVRDEVRDRVVRLIESLEPVPAALASE